A genomic stretch from Cydia amplana chromosome 1, ilCydAmpl1.1, whole genome shotgun sequence includes:
- the LOC134650417 gene encoding medium-chain acyl-CoA ligase ACSF2, mitochondrial, translating to MWIKRLTYESFNIIFGKNIGQASRALSNASYLHNPGSEPLTYATIGLAVEASAHRYPGRVAVRSVYEARTLTYEQLLAEADALGCALRSRGLERGDRVGIWSHNNAAWIVALVAAARVGLISVALNPVYEKPELTYCIKKTELKAIIIGDTLEKANYYKTIEQLIPEVHRQKAGFIESKTFPSLKTIITCDKNALPGTFTYDSLVANRHDASRYGAQVDPDDGAIIHFTSGTTGDPKAALDSHFGVVNNSYFMGKRQNLHEDHEITCVQSPLFHALGSVITVASALRHGTSLVLAAPTYNVEANMKALLSEKCTVVNGTPTMFVDLVSLARKMGVSTNLRVALNGGAPCSPQLIRDIKQHLNARTVSSLFGMTETTAAVFQSLPDDSTDLVAGTVGYIQDHVETKVVDEQGKVVPFGSSGELMVRGYNTMMGYWGEPEKTRQALGEDGWLHTGDKFTVSEDGYGRIVGRLKDIIVRGGENIAPKEIEDLLNTHPDIVESQVVGVSDERLGEELCAVLRLRDGSSVTPEEVTRYCSGKLAKFKIPRLLKVTEEFPKTASGKIQKYKLRDMIESGAL from the exons atgTGGATTAAACGTCTTACTTACGAGTCATTCAATATCATCTTTGGGAAAAATATCGG GCAAGCCAGTCGCGCACTTTCCAATGCCAGTTATCTGCACAACCCCGGCTCCGAGCCCCTGACGTACGCGACCATAGGCCTGGCAGTCGAGGCCAGCGCGCATCGCTACCCTGGCCGAGTAGCCGTGCGCTCTGTGTACGAGGCCCGCACCCTCACCTATGAGCAGCTATTGGCAGAA GCAGATGCTTTGGGCTGTGCCCTAAGATCTCGAGGGCTGGAGAGGGGTGACCGGGTGGGCATCTGGTCGCACAACAACGCTGCTTGGATCGTCGCGCTGGTCGCGGCGGCGAGGGTCGGCCTTATCTCC GTAGCTTTAAACCCAGTGTACGAGAAACCTGAATTAACAtactgtattaaaaaaacagaGTTGAAAGCCATCATTATAGGTGATACTTTAGAGAAAGCGAACTATTATAAGACAATAGAACAGCTGATACCGGAAGTACATAGACAAAAAGCAGGATTCATAGAGTCCAAAACATTCCCTAGTTTGAAAACCATCATCACGTGTGATAAAAACGCATTACC GGGTACATTCACATATGACTCCCTGGTGGCAAACAGGCATGATGCCTCACGGTACGGAGCTCAAGTAGACCCAGACGACGGCGCCATTATCCACTTTACATCTGGAACTACTG gTGATCCAAAAGCAGCATTAGACTCGCATTTTGGAGTAGTGAATAATTCTTACTTTATGGGCAAAAGGCAAAACCTGCACGAAGACCATGAAATCACGTGTGTTCAG TCTCCCTTATTCCACGCACTGGGTTCGGTCATCACGGTGGCCTCTGCGCTCCGGCACGGGACGTCGCTGGTGCTGGCGGCTCCTACGTACAACGTCGAGGCAAATATGAAAGCTCTGCTATCTgagaa ATGTACCGTGGTAAATGGCACGCCGACAATGTTCGTGGACCTTGTGTCCCTGGCGAGGAAGATGGGAGTGAGCACGAACCTGCGCGTGGCGCTGAACGGCGGCGCGCCGTGCAGCCCGCAGCTCATACGAGATATCAAGCAACACCTCAACGCCCGCACTGTCTCG AGTTTATTCGGAATGACAGAGACTACAGCAGCTGTGTTTCAGTCGCTGCCTGACGACAGCACTGATTTGGTTGCCGGGACAGTCGGCTACATACAAGACCATGTTGAAACCAAG GTAGTCGACGAACAAGGTAAAGTGGTCCCATTCGGCAGTTCCGGGGAGCTGATGGTCAGGGGGTACAACACCATGATGGGCTACTGGGGGGAGCCGGAGAAGACCCGGCAGGCTTTAGGGGAAGATGGCTGGCTGCACACAGG AGATAAGTTTACTGTGAGCGAAGATGGCTACGGGCGGATAGTGGGTCGGCTGAAGGATATCATAGTGCGCGGCGGGGAGAACATCGCGCCCAAGGAGATCGAGGACCTGCTGAACACGCATCCTGACATCGTCGAGAgccag GTGGTAGGAGTATCAGATGAGAGGCTTGGAGAGGAGTTGTGCGCGGTATTGCGTCTGCGAGATGGTTCCTCTGTTACTCCTGAGGAGGTGACCCGGTACTGCTCGGGAAAACTGGCTAAATTCAAGATCCCTAGGCTCTTGAAAGTCACAgaagaatttccaaaaacggcgTCGGGCAAGATTCAAAAGTACAAGCTTCGAGATATGATCGAATCCGGGGCACTTTGA
- the LOC134650458 gene encoding uncharacterized protein LOC134650458, producing MDKNKKPSGAFKRKQRQEREDSKQKLPKIDKFFSQPSASTSGQNISIDSDSNNVVTAVLVEKPTEENSTIIAVGDTSAADHVNVDDVCMTHIRAEGLEEPQTSTFFENVYDKSSYDLGNFTNKILSDNEKRQIIDMGPLQPSGPFPTDINQNNRCFSKSYYVSCSKYGPVNRFWLCYSKILDAAYCQPCWLFASQRNNVWCTGIRDWKHLSERIKQHSCSSGHSEACAVYEFWKKNDTNTIDKELENEIRKEASFWRMVLQRLFDIILTLAKGSLALRGHQEDLSQEGYHGNFLSVVELVARYDHILRQVLDMPKGNNNYF from the coding sequence ATGGATAAAAATAAGAAACCCAGTGGTGCATTTAAACGCAAACAACGCCAAGAAAGAGAAGATAGTAAACAAAAATTGCCCAAAATTGACAAGTTTTTTAGTCAGCCTTCTGCAAGTACATCTGGCCAAAATATTTCTATTGATAGTGACTCAAATAATGTGGTAACTGCAGTGTTGGTTGAGAAGCCTACTGAAGAAAATTCGACAATTATTGCAGTTGGAGATACCTCCGCCGCCGATCATGTGAACGTGGATGATGTTTGCATGACACACATAAGAGCGGAGGGTTTGGAGGAACCACAGACCTCTACATTTTTCGAAAATGTGTACGACAAATCTTCTTATGACTTGGGAAACTTCACGAACAAAATATTAAGTGATAACGAAAAACGTCAAATTATTGATATGGGGCCTTTACAGCCTTCAGGACCTTTTCCAACAGACATCAACCAGAACAATAGGTGTTTTTCAAAATCGTACTACGTTTCATGTTCTAAATATGGGCCAGTTAATCGTTTTTGGTTGTGTTATTCCAAAATACTAGACGCTGCCTATTGTCAACCCTGCTGGTTATTTGCTTCACAAAGGAATAATGTTTGGTGTACGGGAATTCGAGATTGGAAGCATTTATCAGAAAGAATTAAACAACACAGTTGTTCGAGTGGCCATTCAGAAGCATGTGCTGTGTAtgaattttggaaaaaaaatgatactaaTACTATCGACAAGGAACTTGAAAATGAAATTCGCAAAGAAGCATCATTTTGGAGAATGGTTCTTCAAAGGTTATTCGATATCATACTTACCCTAGCAAAGGGTTCTTTGGCTTTGAGAGGACATCAAGAAGACTTAAGTCAGGAAGGATACCACGGAAATTTTCTATCCGTTGTAGAGCTTGTCGCCCGATATGATCACATTTTGCGGCAAGTATTGGATATGCCCaaaggtaataataattatttctaa